In one Photobacterium swingsii genomic region, the following are encoded:
- a CDS encoding TonB-dependent hemoglobin/transferrin/lactoferrin family receptor — translation MKLHPIAFAVLSGLASHAYASDSAAESVENPPIHANENNMSTDITQMETVIVTATKIEQPLSKTSGSVAVITNDQIKREGATELYDALNHEPGVSVTGGAGRPQNITIRGMTGNRIAIIKNGVKVGDGYGAADLNDIAGRNSFDLSNVKQIEVIKGAGSSLYGSGAIGGVVVVTTKQPGDYLGTKDSHYEASASYAGISDKQKLSTTIAQRFGDHESLLLLSGWRGGETRNYNRDLYDRELEGYSTDFTHNYFLNDLVMLKGTVSYYKETMKRDDGMAPVQEDGRWEAKQYYENGKSTSFDAQVGTEIDSLNNRLFDHADIKAYYRETTSDTYKDVFMQREHQGITEKRRQVEQRLYKDTLLGFSADQTKDFQLSDNTEHQVAWGVQFEQNKYKRPINKNIYDWRGTTGLIKDSFADATMLTAAVFIHDQIKWQDWTITPGVRYDRQQLSPTGDANIGGMQIYENNSSEVSPSLSVAYQFTPALNSYLSYSHGFRAPAYDKTYGYVPHLFNPLKPFIIIPNSELKQETSDNIELGSKYDDGRFSLYAAVFYTKFKNFIEQKMIGQAADKTHWLFQYQNLEGVKTYGFELSSAYQLTEAFKLSGKLGLVDGKDGNGEPIRTLTPLEGNIQLDYSVENITAFSRLNFAAAMPMDRTPKCYNNVEMQIPCATTGNWASLDLGASYQVGDNFTLYATLINAFNKEYIRYQDVAGIGEDSKSYSTEPGRYFNINATYQF, via the coding sequence ATGAAACTACATCCCATTGCCTTCGCTGTCCTCAGCGGATTGGCTTCGCACGCCTATGCTTCAGATTCAGCGGCAGAATCGGTTGAAAATCCACCCATTCACGCTAATGAAAATAACATGTCGACGGACATCACCCAGATGGAAACCGTCATAGTGACAGCGACAAAAATCGAACAGCCGCTATCAAAAACCAGCGGTTCGGTAGCCGTTATCACCAATGATCAAATAAAGCGAGAAGGCGCAACTGAACTGTATGATGCACTGAACCATGAGCCAGGTGTCAGCGTAACAGGCGGTGCAGGACGACCACAAAATATTACCATTCGAGGTATGACTGGTAACCGTATTGCGATCATCAAAAATGGTGTCAAAGTCGGTGATGGCTATGGGGCAGCAGACTTAAATGACATCGCAGGCCGTAATAGTTTTGACCTCTCTAACGTCAAGCAGATTGAAGTGATTAAAGGTGCCGGCTCCTCACTTTACGGCTCTGGCGCTATTGGTGGCGTGGTAGTGGTAACCACAAAACAACCGGGCGATTATTTAGGCACGAAAGACAGCCATTATGAGGCAAGTGCAAGCTATGCCGGGATCAGCGATAAGCAAAAACTCAGCACAACGATAGCGCAACGTTTTGGCGATCATGAAAGTTTGCTGCTGCTATCAGGCTGGCGAGGCGGTGAAACACGTAACTATAATCGCGACCTCTACGATCGTGAACTTGAAGGCTACAGCACTGACTTTACCCACAACTACTTCTTAAACGATCTCGTGATGCTTAAAGGCACAGTGTCTTACTACAAAGAGACAATGAAACGTGACGATGGTATGGCACCCGTGCAAGAAGATGGGCGCTGGGAAGCGAAGCAGTATTACGAAAATGGTAAAAGCACCAGTTTTGATGCGCAAGTGGGCACAGAAATCGATAGTCTGAATAACCGCTTGTTTGATCATGCCGATATAAAAGCCTACTACCGAGAAACAACCAGTGACACTTATAAAGATGTCTTTATGCAACGTGAACATCAAGGCATTACTGAGAAGCGTCGTCAGGTTGAACAGCGCCTCTACAAAGACACCTTATTAGGTTTCTCTGCCGATCAAACCAAAGATTTTCAACTGTCTGATAACACCGAGCACCAAGTCGCTTGGGGGGTACAGTTTGAACAAAATAAATATAAGCGCCCGATCAACAAAAACATCTACGACTGGCGAGGTACAACTGGCTTAATCAAAGATTCTTTTGCTGATGCCACCATGCTGACTGCTGCCGTATTTATTCACGATCAAATTAAGTGGCAAGACTGGACTATCACGCCAGGGGTTCGCTATGACCGCCAACAGCTAAGCCCAACAGGTGATGCCAATATAGGTGGCATGCAGATCTATGAAAATAATAGCAGTGAAGTATCTCCTAGCCTCTCAGTGGCTTATCAATTTACGCCTGCACTCAACAGCTACCTGAGCTACTCACACGGCTTTAGAGCACCAGCGTACGACAAAACCTATGGTTATGTGCCGCACCTGTTTAACCCGTTGAAACCTTTTATCATCATCCCGAACTCGGAGCTTAAACAAGAAACGAGCGATAACATTGAACTAGGCAGTAAATATGATGACGGTCGATTCTCGCTGTATGCCGCTGTCTTCTACACCAAATTTAAAAACTTCATTGAACAAAAAATGATTGGCCAAGCCGCGGATAAAACGCACTGGCTATTCCAATACCAAAACTTAGAAGGGGTGAAAACCTACGGTTTTGAGCTGTCGTCAGCTTACCAGCTAACAGAAGCATTCAAGCTGTCTGGCAAGCTAGGCCTCGTCGATGGTAAAGACGGTAATGGCGAGCCAATTCGTACCCTGACCCCATTAGAAGGCAACATCCAGCTTGATTATAGCGTAGAAAATATTACCGCTTTCTCACGCTTGAATTTCGCCGCAGCAATGCCAATGGATCGCACCCCTAAATGTTACAACAACGTCGAGATGCAAATCCCATGTGCGACGACCGGTAACTGGGCTTCGCTGGATCTCGGCGCGAGCTACCAAGTCGGCGACAACTTCACCTTATATGCCACCTTGATCAATGCATTCAACAAAGAATACATCCGCTACCAAGATGTGGCAGGCATTGGCGAAGACTCTAAGTCCTATTCAACCGAGCCAGGACGTTATTTCAACATCAATGCTACTTATCAATTCTAA